A region of the Litchfieldia alkalitelluris genome:
AGATTGATTTAGCTCCATATGTCGGGGCAAGTTTAGAGATAATGGAAAGGGATACAATTGCTGCTAGAGGAGAAAAGGCATATATTTTCACGAATTTGAAGGATGGAACTGGTTTAGATCAGGTAGTTGAATGGATTAAAAAGAATGCATTATTAATGGGATTGAGTTCATGACTTACACAGGAGTTTTAAATCTTTTTGCTGCTAAAAAGAATAAAAAAACGATTATATCAACGTGCTATTATGAGGGGGCTTTAAAAATAGCACGTCCAATATACCTAGAGGAAGATTCACCATCCATCTATCTCATTCATGTTGGTGGAGGTTATGTGAATGGAGATTCGTACTTCACTCAAATACAGGTGGATGATGGTGCTCATCTCTTGGTTACCACACAATCTTCAACAAAGGTTTATAAAACTCCTACAGAACCTGTTCGTCAGCAAACTAAAATAAAATTAGGATCTAAAAGTGTGCTAGAGTACATTCCAGATCCTTTGATTGCGTATGAAGATGCTCGTTTTATTCAAGAAACAGAGGTTGAATTAGAGCGTGATTCATGCTTTTTTTATAGTGATATTATTACTCCTGGCTGGGCAAAAGATGGGAGTTTTTTTAAATATGATTATATCCGATCAAAGTTAAAGATTTATAGAGATAGAAAGCTTGTTGTATTTGATCACCTTTTGCTAGAGCCTGATCATCAAATGAACGGAGTCATGCAAATGGAAGGATTTACCCATACAGGTACATTTATGATTGTACATGAGCAAGCAAATAAAACGTTTTTAGATACGCTATATTCTCACCTAAGTGAAAGCTACCCAGATGCTCATTTAGGATTGTCATCATTACCTGATCAAGGGGTCATACTAAGATTATTGGCAAATTCTTCTGGAATCATTGAAGAAATCGTCGCAGCAGCGCAGAACTACGCTAGGCGAGTATTATTAAATAAAGAATCTATTCTTTGGCGGAAGTATTGAGAAGTTAATGATCAAGTAGAAAAATCCAACATAGTTTTGGTGTCTAGCTCTAGGTGCCTAGCCCCTCTTAGAGCTTCATACCTTTTTCATGGAAGAAAGCTTCCTTATTAGGGGCTAAAATTTTTTCAATATCAATTAAATCTTTCGTTGTAATGATTTGAATCCGTTCTGCTTCAACGACTTTTGTTAAGGCTGCGTCTGATGGTACACCTAGATGAAACAATTGATTTTATGAGGAAATGAAATGCAGAGTGCTATAGAAACTCTTTGTTCATTTTTTCTAATCGCTCAATCAAAAGCGGTAAAGCTTCTTCTTCCCAAAACTTGATACTTATTCCCCCACTGGACATTCCCTCATGAGCGTATTTCTCTACGTAAAAAAATTTAATTTCTGAGCTAAAAGGGTGGTTTGTAAGTTCTTGAAAGTATTCTTTAAAAAGGTGGATGAACCGTGATGACTTTTCTACAATTATAGTTGGTTTCTTGGTTCCAGATTATTCTAATTAAAATAAAGTTAATATATTGAAGTGGGACAAGGGACCTGATCGCGAAATCGCCAAAAAATTCAGTTTATAACAGTTTGTTTATTGCAGTTCTTTGTGAAAGTACGTAATAATAGAATAGATGAATAGTTAACTATTAATGTAGAAGGAGATGAAGTAAGAATGGCTAGTAAATTCCAGTATACGCCTCCGAAAAATGGGTACCCAGAATGGAATAATAATCCTGATATATTTGCCTTAAATCGAATGGAAGCGCATGCATATTCTAAACATTATCAAACCGTTGAGCAGGCGCTTAATAAAGAAAACGATAATTCAGCTTTCTATCAATCTTTAAATGGGAAATGGAAATTTCATTTTGCAGAAAACCCAGATAAGAGAGTGAAGGATTTTTACCAGACAGATTTTGAAACAAAAGACTGGGATGAAATTGAAGTTCCTGCTCATTGGCAGCTGCAAGGGTATGATTACCCTCAATACACAAACATTAGGTATCCATGGGAAGGAAATGAAGATGTCCAAATCCCATTTGCACCGACAAAATATAATCCCGTAGGCTCATATGTCCGAACATTTGAGATTCCAAAAGAGTGGGAAGGGAACCCAGTGTTTATCAGTTTTCAAGGAGTGGAGTCAGCATTTTACATATGGGTTAATGGTGACTTGGTCGGATATAGTGAAGATACGTTTACTCCCGCAGAATTTGATCTCACTCCATATCTGAAAACGGGAGAAAATAAAGTAGCGGTTGAAGTGTATCGATGGTGTGATGCAAGCTGGTTAGAGGATCAAGATTTTTGGAGAATGAGTGGGATTTTTCGTGATGTGTACTTATATACCACAGCGAATGTACATCTCTACGATTATAAAGTCACAACTACGTTAGATGAAAACGATGAACATGCGGAACTAGCACTTCAAGCTAAAATAACAAATTATGATCAGCAATACCAAGATTCGGTTGTGTTAGAAGCGATGCTGTATGATCACCAGCAACATGCACAGTTTTCAGAACCTATTGCTTTATCTATGAATCTAGCAAACCAAGGTGAAAAGTGGGTTGAGCAATCAATCACTGTGCCCAATCCAGCAAAATGGAGTGCAGAGACCCCTAACCTGTATACATTCGTTCTTTCACTGAAAAATGAACAAGGTAACATCATCGAGGTGCAAAGTTGTAAAGTAGGGTTCAGAAGTTTTCAAATAGAAGATGGTATTATGAAAATCAATGGAGAACGGATTGTTTTTAAAGGCGTAAATCGTCACGAATTTCATTGTGCAACTGGACGGGCTGTTGATAAAGAAACGATGATTAAGGACATTTTGCTGATGAAGACTCATAACATTAACGCAGTAAGGACGTCTCATTATCCGAACCAATCTGAATGGTATGCACTATGTGATGAATATGGTCTGTATGTGATTGACGAAGTGAATCTGGAAACACATGGCACATGGAAATACGGACAACAAGAGGAAGAAGGCGCAATCCCTGGCAGTAAGCCGGAATGGAAGGGAAATGTGCTGGATCGAAGTAATTCCATGTATCAAAGAGATAAAAACCATCCATCGATTGTGATTTGGTCACTTGGAAATGAATCGTTCGGTGGGGAAAATTTCATTCATATGCGTGACTTTTTCAAAGAAAACGATCCTGGAAGGGTTGTCCATTATGAAGGAACATTCCATTTTAGAAAATATGATGAAGCTTCCGAGATCGAAAGTGTGATGTACATTCCACCACATTTAGTGGAGAAGTATGCACTAAGTAATCCACAAAAGCCATATTTATTATGTGAATACAGCCATGCAATGGGAAATTCGAGTGGTAACTTGTTTAAGTATACAGAGCTATTTGATAAGTATCCCGTTTTACAAGGTGGATTTATCTGGGATTGGGTCGATCAAGCGATTAAAACGTCAACCGATGAAGGGATAGAGTATTTAGCATATGGCGGAGACTTTGGAGAATCACCTCACGATGGTAACTTTAGTGGAAATGGACTTATTTTTGCTGATCGAACGGTTTCACCTAAGCTTCTTGAAGTAAAAAAATGCTATCAAAACGTTGACTTCAAGGCTGTCGATGTTACTCAAGGAAAAATTCATGTGAAAAACAAGTATTTGTTTACAGATTTAGAGCAATTTGATTGGAACTGGCAACTAACCGTGAATGGCCAAGTTGTGAAAGAGTATAAGGATCAATTTCAAGTAAGTCCAGGAGAGTCAAAGGATGTTCAGTTAGCTTATGAATTGCCAGAAACCACTAATCAAGTTGAAGTTGGATTGATCATTAGCCTTACTTTACGAGAAGATACCTCATGGGCAGCGAGTGGACATGAAGTGGCTTGGGAACAATTTGCGATTCCGGTCGTTCAAAAGTTCACTTCTATCGAAAAAAGTAATCAACAATCAGGATTAAAAACGGTAGAAGAAAATGGTGTAATCAAAGTGATAGGCGAAAATGTTGAAGCACATTTTGATGCAGTATCTGGTCAACTATCACATTATGAATATAATCAACGCATTCTGATTGCAAAACCTCCTGTTCCTACTTTTTGGCGAGCGTGGACAGATAATGACCGAGGGAACAAACTTGACCAAAGAAGTGCAGTTTGGAAAGAGGCATCACAAAAAGCCCAACCACGCTTGTTAGCTGTAAAAAGTAATGAAGAAAGTGTTAGTGTCCAGCAACAATGGATTTTGCCTACTAGTCCATCCTCAACATTTGATGTGATGTACAAGGTATTACGAGACGGAATGATTGAAGTAACAGCGATTCTAATTCCTGGGGATCACTCTTTACCAGAGATTCCAACATATGGGTTGTTATTTGAGATCGATGCAGCTTATCAACATCTCAGTTGGTTTGGTAAAGGACCACATGAAACCTATTGGGACAGACAACTAGGCGCAAAGGTAGGGCTTTATGAAAGTACTGTAAGCGCACAATATGTACCGTATCTAAAGCCGCAAGAATGTGGAAATAAGGTTGATATAAGATGGGCAAAGCTTACCACAAACAATGGCCAGGGACTTCAATTTAGTGGTTCTCCAACCATTGAGTTTAATGCACTTCCTTATACTCCTGAGGAATTAGAGCAAAGCAGTCACAGTTACAAATTACCGACTAGTGATAAGGTCGTTGTGCGTGTGTTAGGAAAGCAAATGGGTGTCGGTGGAGATGATAGCTGGCAAGCACATACACATCCGGAATTTAAACTGTTTGCTAATAGAACACATACTGTTCAGTTTTCGTTTAAGGGGATGTAATGTAACAGCGGGGTTAACATACAACCGAAAACTGTGAGGTATTTTGGGATACAGTCGAAAGGCATTAGCTTCATTTTTGGGTGTATGCTTGTAAAAGAAAGCATACATCCATCTAGTTTAATATGAAGTAAGTAAACTTCAGCTTAATAATTAAGTATGGGATTTTCTCTTGCTGGAATTCTAAATTATTTTATCGATTTTCTATATAAGACTGCTTTAATCTAAATGGCCATGTTTTTGGTTCTATAGGAATCCAATTTGTATAAACTAACTCTATAACACTGTTATTGTTAAATTATGATGGTTAAATAGTTTAACACATACGGTGTTTTTATTTTTAAATGATGATTGTGAGGTTACTATGAATACGTATGCAAAAGATATTTCATTCTTAAAAGCACTGACTTTCCTTCATTTTGGCGGAAAAGCAATCATTCTTCCGTTTTTACCTTTGTTTCTACTTACAAAGGGATTTAGTATGGTTGAAATCGGAACGATTATGGGAGTAGCACCACTTATAAGTATTGTCGCACAGCCTTTTGTTGGTTTTATTAGTGATAAATATAAAACAGTAAAAATAGTATTAATTCTTTTATATATTGGTGTAGCAGCAGCCAGTTTTGGAGTGTTTTTTCATCATTCTTTCTGGGTTGTATTTATTTCCTTTTTGTTATTTCATTTTGCACTTTCACCTGCTACTCCTCTTATTGACAGTTTGACATTAAAGACGTTAGGTACTAAAAAACATGAGTATGGGAAAATTCGTTTATGGGGTTCCTTTGGCTTTTTCTGTATTGCCTTAATATCTGGGCCAATACTTCAGCGGATACAAATTGAGCGATTATACCTGCCATTCTTAATAATGACCGCTTTCACCGTTTTTGTCTTATTATTTCTAAAAGACCGGACTTCTTCTACAACTCCAGTCAATTTAAGGTCTGTAGGTGAAGTATTAAAAAATCGTTTTTTTATTACTTTTTTATTATTATGCTTGCTTGTTCTCATACCTCATCGAATTAATGATATGCTGATTGTCATTCACCTAGAAAGCCTTGGAGCAACAACATTTTGGGTTGGACTTGCTTGGGGGTGGGCTGCATTAAGTGAGGTACCCGTGTTTTATTTCCTTGCTAAAAAAGTAAACGATCATAATGAATTATTATTGTTATCGATTGTCGCCTTTCTCTACACAGTTAGATGGGGGATGTATAGTCTCATTACCTCTCCGTATATCCTATCAATCTTACAGATTTCGCATGGCCTTACTTTTGGTCTGTTCTGGTTAATAGCTATGCAGATGGCTGTTCGGTCCATACCTGAACATTTGCGAAGTACAGGTCAAGCACTATTAACATCTGTGTGTTTTGGAGTTGGCGGTGCAATTGGAGGGACTGGGGGTGGGTGGATTCTAGAACAAGTAGGTTCCTTTTCACTCTATAGGTATATGGCGGGAATGACATTCATTGCAACAATACTGATCTTTCTTTTCTATCGTTATACCCAAAGGGAAAATCTTGTTCAAAAAAGAACAAGAGCGTTTGAAAGTTAATCAGCAATAGATTCCCAATATGGCAGTCACTTGAGTAATAAGAATGGCCATACTTAGAGTAGTGCGCAACCTATTTCAATCAAAAGTATCATCTGTAAAATATTATGGAAGGTAGTGGATAAGATGTATGAACATATGGTGTTTTTTAAATTCAACGAACACTTCACAACAGTAAAGGGGGAAGAGTTGATAGGGTTGCTTAAGCAATTTAAAGAAGCGATTCCTGGGATTGTAGAATTAACAGCTGGCATAAACGTTACTGACGAAAAAGAAAATGAAAAAGGGTATAAATTAGGATTAAGAGTGACGTTTGAGAATAAGGATGCGTTGGATAACTATGGACCTCATCCAATTCACCAAAAATTTGTTCGGTCTTTAGATGGAGTGATTGCAGATGTTATAGTTGTAGATTATCCAAATCCTACATGATATTCAACGGGACATTTAACGAAGCTATACAACTTTAAACAAAAAGAACAATACACAAGAGTCTTTCTCTAAAATAAAGAGTGGGCTCTTTTATTTATAGCAAAAGAAGATGAAGCTTATCAACAGCTAAGTTGGTTTGGTAAAGGACCGCATGAAGCCTATTGGGAAGGACAACTAGGTGTTAGGGCTTTATAAAAGTACTGTACAAGCACATATGTATCGTATTTAAAGGCCTTTGTACCTGTCCCTATGTCCCTATTTTACTACAATTGAAAGCTTGGCTAGAAATACTCAGGTCAAACTTCAATTCATAGTCTCCTCATGGTCAACAAAAAGGGGCTTTAAAATGGATATTGATAAAAATGAGCATTTTCCGGATCAATAATGCAATAAAAGTAGACCACCCAAGAAGAGGTGGTCTACTTTTATTGTAGAGAATCCTATTTATTTTAAAGTAAAAGAGAAATAGTAAGCCTAGAAGCATCCCCCTTTTGTATGCTTTTTTCTTCTTTTCAGTAAGTCAATTGGAAATGGATGCCATTGTAGGCACTCTCTAGAACTTGTATAATACCAATAGCATGACACGAAAGGAACTTTGAGATGAAACAACCGGATGAGAACGTCGTACACGTTCAAAAAGGCGCATATCTAAAACAAAGTGAGATGACGGGGAGTGTTCTTTCACTTCTTCTTCAAAAGAAGAATTTGGAAATTATTCATCATTACTTACCAGACAATCAACCTTGGGTTCTTGGTCCGAGCGATGGATGGAAAGGGCTTGAATTTGTGTACATCTTAAAAGGTGGATTAACTTGGCATGATGGTATTACCATGCGTCGCGCACTAGCGGGAGATCATTTGGTCATGGATCCGATCACTCGTGATGTGTATTTTAAATCGAGTGGAGAAACCGAATTCCTCTATTTGTCTTCTGAAAAAATGTTTGATGAGTACACCGACCAAGTTACCACATTCATGGATCTAGCTGTGTCAGTGGAAGAAAAAGACGGATATACCGCTGACCACTGCAAGCGGATCATGAAACTTTCCATTCAAGTAGGAGAAAAACTTGGTCTCTCTTCCCAAGACCTTTATCACTTAAATATCGGTTCGTTTTTACATGACATCGGGAAGACAAAAATTCCTGATCACATTTTAAACAAACCAGGAAAATTAACGCCTGATGAATACGACCTGATGAAACGTCACACCACTTACGGCGGAGCGTTTTTACGTGAAACAGGCATTCCGGAATTAGTGGAAGCGTCTTGGATTGTGGAACATCACCACGAACGATATAACGGAAGTGGGTACCCTCATGGATTGCAAGGAGACGACATTTCTCTTAGTGCTCACATTGTGGGTGTGGTGGATTCTTTTGACGCAATGACCAGTGTCCGTGTGTATAGTCAAGGTCGAAGCGTCGCAGAAGCCATTGCTGAAATTAAGCGCCACCGAGGAACGTTGTTTCATCCAGATGTGGTAGATGCCTTTTTATCTTTTCATGTTCATTCTCATCATTAACCTAAAAGGAGTTTATTAAATGAAACCATTTTTCTTCACATGTATTTTCACACTAATGGTGGTCTTTTTTAGCCAACCACCTGCGACTGAAGCGGCGTATGATGCGTCCTCCGATCAAACGGTATCAGTTACCCTTTTGAGCAATTACATTAAACCACCAGGAACAGTCGGTACTTTCTCATTTTCTACGCAAGAAGAGGTTCACCACAGTTTTAAGAGTGTTTCAGGTCAAGAAGTGGACCATTATTATATCTGGATTGAACTTAATGGCGTAAAGGTGTTAGCGATTGATCCCATTAAACCTGTCTATAATTAATTGAAAAGGCCGATGTTTCGGTCTTTTTTTTCTCTTTCCGCGTGAATCCATCACTTTCCCCTATACTAGACAACGATTGCTGATCATTAGAAGGTGGAGGCAATGATTGAGCAGAATGTACTAGGATTTCATTCAATAAATATCTATTCTTTAAAAATGGGGCCAGAGGAATTTGTCTTTATTTTTGCGCATAGTCCTCAAGAGGCGAAACAGTTCTATGTAATCCACTCGCTCTTTCTATTTACTTTTTTTCTAAGTCTTTCATAGTCCAGTAAACTCTCGAAAGCTCTAATTTTTTTATTCCTCAAACTCTACTTTTGAAATAATGATAGTACCTTCCGGAATAGGTATAGTCCTATTTACTGAGAGTTGTTGCATAATAATTCCCTCCCTAGAAAATCCACTAACTGAATTTCTATCTAGGATCGTGTCAAAACAGGAGTGGATCAAGAGATTGTAAAAGATAGTATAGTGAACGTCATCCCTATAGAAAAAGTCACAGATGTACTCCTAACATAAAGAATATTTCACTAATGGGTACTTTAAGTAGACAAGCTAGGCTAAATAATCCGAATCCGAGGAATCGGACTGCCCCTTTTAATTCTCCCATGAACAAAGTTCTACTACCTTTTTAGTGAGAAGGAGGTAAAGTGGTTGCCCTATCATAAAGATGATAAGTATTTTTACCTTTTTGTTTTGCTACGTACATGGCCAAATCTGCTAGTTTTACTAAATCTTTAGCAGTTACTACACTATTTGAATTGATAGATATACCAATACTTGTAGTAACATTTATTTCGTTATCATTGATAATAAAAGAAGAATCCAATGATTCTAATATTCTTTCGGCTACCTTTACGACATGCTCTTCATCATTAGCCTCTGGTAATAGTATCGTGAATTCATCACCAGCAAATCTAGATAAGATATCATTAACTCGAACACAGGTTTCTAAACGTTTAGTAACCTCTTTTAACAATAGATCCCCTATATCATGACCTAGTGTGTCATTGACTTTCTTAAAGCCATCTAAATCCAGAAACAAAACAGCTAATTTGGTTTTATTTTTCTTTACGCTTTTTAAAGCTTCACTAAGCTTTTGTTCAAATAAACTTCTGTTGGGCAATCCAGTTAATGCATCATGGTGAGCCATGTGATATATTTGTTCTTGTGCTTTTTTCTGTTCTGTAATGTCTCGAAAGAACTGTTGAATCAATCGTTCACCATTAATCGTTACAGGCATACCCATAACCTCAACATCAATCGTTTGGTTATCTAATCGACTCCACTTTACATTAATGAATCCAATAATTTTTTTATCCTTATGAATAGTATGCCAAGCTTTCTTGATATTTTCATGATCATAAGACGGGATAAACTCTAAAAAATCTTTCCCGATTAATTCTTCCGTATTAGGAGCTCCAAGTATTTTGACCCCAACAGGATTTACATATTTAATTATGCCGAATTTATGAATGACAATACCATTTGGTGAAAGCTCAACCACTTTACGGTATTGTTCTTCTTTTTCTGTCAACTTCCCTTGAAGTTTGTTCT
Encoded here:
- a CDS encoding urease accessory protein UreD, producing the protein MTYTGVLNLFAAKKNKKTIISTCYYEGALKIARPIYLEEDSPSIYLIHVGGGYVNGDSYFTQIQVDDGAHLLVTTQSSTKVYKTPTEPVRQQTKIKLGSKSVLEYIPDPLIAYEDARFIQETEVELERDSCFFYSDIITPGWAKDGSFFKYDYIRSKLKIYRDRKLVVFDHLLLEPDHQMNGVMQMEGFTHTGTFMIVHEQANKTFLDTLYSHLSESYPDAHLGLSSLPDQGVILRLLANSSGIIEEIVAAAQNYARRVLLNKESILWRKY
- a CDS encoding glycoside hydrolase family 2 TIM barrel-domain containing protein; amino-acid sequence: MASKFQYTPPKNGYPEWNNNPDIFALNRMEAHAYSKHYQTVEQALNKENDNSAFYQSLNGKWKFHFAENPDKRVKDFYQTDFETKDWDEIEVPAHWQLQGYDYPQYTNIRYPWEGNEDVQIPFAPTKYNPVGSYVRTFEIPKEWEGNPVFISFQGVESAFYIWVNGDLVGYSEDTFTPAEFDLTPYLKTGENKVAVEVYRWCDASWLEDQDFWRMSGIFRDVYLYTTANVHLYDYKVTTTLDENDEHAELALQAKITNYDQQYQDSVVLEAMLYDHQQHAQFSEPIALSMNLANQGEKWVEQSITVPNPAKWSAETPNLYTFVLSLKNEQGNIIEVQSCKVGFRSFQIEDGIMKINGERIVFKGVNRHEFHCATGRAVDKETMIKDILLMKTHNINAVRTSHYPNQSEWYALCDEYGLYVIDEVNLETHGTWKYGQQEEEGAIPGSKPEWKGNVLDRSNSMYQRDKNHPSIVIWSLGNESFGGENFIHMRDFFKENDPGRVVHYEGTFHFRKYDEASEIESVMYIPPHLVEKYALSNPQKPYLLCEYSHAMGNSSGNLFKYTELFDKYPVLQGGFIWDWVDQAIKTSTDEGIEYLAYGGDFGESPHDGNFSGNGLIFADRTVSPKLLEVKKCYQNVDFKAVDVTQGKIHVKNKYLFTDLEQFDWNWQLTVNGQVVKEYKDQFQVSPGESKDVQLAYELPETTNQVEVGLIISLTLREDTSWAASGHEVAWEQFAIPVVQKFTSIEKSNQQSGLKTVEENGVIKVIGENVEAHFDAVSGQLSHYEYNQRILIAKPPVPTFWRAWTDNDRGNKLDQRSAVWKEASQKAQPRLLAVKSNEESVSVQQQWILPTSPSSTFDVMYKVLRDGMIEVTAILIPGDHSLPEIPTYGLLFEIDAAYQHLSWFGKGPHETYWDRQLGAKVGLYESTVSAQYVPYLKPQECGNKVDIRWAKLTTNNGQGLQFSGSPTIEFNALPYTPEELEQSSHSYKLPTSDKVVVRVLGKQMGVGGDDSWQAHTHPEFKLFANRTHTVQFSFKGM
- a CDS encoding MFS transporter; this translates as MNTYAKDISFLKALTFLHFGGKAIILPFLPLFLLTKGFSMVEIGTIMGVAPLISIVAQPFVGFISDKYKTVKIVLILLYIGVAAASFGVFFHHSFWVVFISFLLFHFALSPATPLIDSLTLKTLGTKKHEYGKIRLWGSFGFFCIALISGPILQRIQIERLYLPFLIMTAFTVFVLLFLKDRTSSTTPVNLRSVGEVLKNRFFITFLLLCLLVLIPHRINDMLIVIHLESLGATTFWVGLAWGWAALSEVPVFYFLAKKVNDHNELLLLSIVAFLYTVRWGMYSLITSPYILSILQISHGLTFGLFWLIAMQMAVRSIPEHLRSTGQALLTSVCFGVGGAIGGTGGGWILEQVGSFSLYRYMAGMTFIATILIFLFYRYTQRENLVQKRTRAFES
- a CDS encoding Dabb family protein, which produces MYEHMVFFKFNEHFTTVKGEELIGLLKQFKEAIPGIVELTAGINVTDEKENEKGYKLGLRVTFENKDALDNYGPHPIHQKFVRSLDGVIADVIVVDYPNPT
- a CDS encoding HD-GYP domain-containing protein, with protein sequence MKQPDENVVHVQKGAYLKQSEMTGSVLSLLLQKKNLEIIHHYLPDNQPWVLGPSDGWKGLEFVYILKGGLTWHDGITMRRALAGDHLVMDPITRDVYFKSSGETEFLYLSSEKMFDEYTDQVTTFMDLAVSVEEKDGYTADHCKRIMKLSIQVGEKLGLSSQDLYHLNIGSFLHDIGKTKIPDHILNKPGKLTPDEYDLMKRHTTYGGAFLRETGIPELVEASWIVEHHHERYNGSGYPHGLQGDDISLSAHIVGVVDSFDAMTSVRVYSQGRSVAEAIAEIKRHRGTLFHPDVVDAFLSFHVHSHH
- a CDS encoding sensor domain-containing diguanylate cyclase, giving the protein MRLLRLKYILFLSILGLIIDFYAYEVIESLKLMNNGLVEKFIDQGVIVTVVILLIIALINENKLQGKLTEKEEQYRKVVELSPNGIVIHKFGIIKYVNPVGVKILGAPNTEELIGKDFLEFIPSYDHENIKKAWHTIHKDKKIIGFINVKWSRLDNQTIDVEVMGMPVTINGERLIQQFFRDITEQKKAQEQIYHMAHHDALTGLPNRSLFEQKLSEALKSVKKNKTKLAVLFLDLDGFKKVNDTLGHDIGDLLLKEVTKRLETCVRVNDILSRFAGDEFTILLPEANDEEHVVKVAERILESLDSSFIINDNEINVTTSIGISINSNSVVTAKDLVKLADLAMYVAKQKGKNTYHLYDRATTLPPSH